The Pontibacter pudoricolor genome contains a region encoding:
- a CDS encoding rod shape-determining protein: MGLFNFFSSDIAIDLGTANTLIIHNDKIVVDEPSIIAVDRTTGKVLAIGRQAMQMHEKTHENIKTIRPLKDGVIADFHAAEEMIRGMIKMIDTGRRLFQPSHRMVICIPSGITEVEKRAVRDSAQHAGAKEVWMIQEPMAAAIGIGIDVEQPIGSMIVDIGGGTTEIAVVALSGIVCDQSIRVAGDVFTKDILDYMRRQHNLLIGERSAEKIKIEVGAALTEIENPPADYEIRGRDLMTGIPKVIKVTYQEIAIALDKSVSKIEEAVLKALEIAPPELSADIYDNGIHLTGGGALLRGFDKRLAAKTKLPIHIAEDPLRAVVRGTGAAIKNIEGFKNVLLT; the protein is encoded by the coding sequence ATGGGACTATTTAATTTTTTCTCCAGCGATATAGCCATTGACCTTGGTACCGCCAATACCCTGATCATACATAACGATAAGATAGTGGTTGACGAGCCGTCTATTATTGCCGTGGACAGAACAACGGGCAAAGTACTTGCCATTGGTCGCCAGGCAATGCAGATGCACGAAAAAACCCACGAAAACATCAAAACGATTCGTCCGCTGAAAGATGGTGTAATTGCCGACTTCCACGCTGCCGAAGAGATGATCCGTGGTATGATCAAGATGATCGATACTGGCCGTCGCTTGTTCCAGCCTTCGCACCGCATGGTAATTTGCATTCCGTCGGGTATTACGGAGGTGGAGAAACGTGCCGTACGTGACTCTGCACAGCACGCAGGCGCCAAAGAAGTATGGATGATACAGGAGCCAATGGCTGCCGCTATCGGTATTGGTATCGATGTGGAGCAACCGATCGGCTCTATGATCGTGGATATCGGGGGTGGTACAACAGAAATTGCGGTAGTAGCACTTTCGGGTATTGTATGCGACCAGTCTATCCGTGTGGCCGGTGATGTGTTTACCAAAGACATCCTGGATTACATGCGCCGCCAGCACAACCTGCTGATCGGTGAACGTTCTGCGGAGAAAATTAAAATTGAAGTAGGTGCTGCGCTAACTGAAATAGAAAACCCACCGGCTGATTACGAGATCCGTGGCCGCGACCTGATGACCGGTATTCCGAAAGTTATCAAAGTTACGTACCAGGAAATCGCGATTGCACTGGACAAGTCGGTTTCTAAAATAGAAGAAGCAGTACTGAAGGCGCTGGAGATTGCTCCGCCGGAACTATCTGCCGACATCTACGACAATGGTATTCACCTGACAGGTGGTGGTGCGTTGCTGCGTGGCTTTGATAAGCGCCTGGCTGCAAAAACCAAGCTTCCTATTCACATCGCCGAAGATCCGTTAAGAGCGGTAGTGCGTGGTACAGGAGCTGCCATTAAAAACATCGAAGGCTTTAAAAACGTCCTGCTGACGTAA
- the mreC gene encoding rod shape-determining protein MreC, whose protein sequence is MRNLFAFIYRFRAFLVFVLLEALCIYLIVQYNTYQGAAFFNSANRYVGRVLEFQSGVTDYFSLATVNNTLARENALLRQEIMQYRQVSTADSTSNMDTTLVVPADTTIVDSLRTGPQSFILHAGRVINNSVRRTNNYLTLSIGTKDGVEPGMGVIASDGVVGRIKTVSENYSTVTSLLHSQMLISAKIKKNNTMGTIKWQGGDYRTAILDYIPLHVKLAKGDTIVTSGFNTVFPEGILVGTISSVAKEADKSFYTVKVKLAVDFAQLSYVYVVENLRKAERDTLEYKAGILPNE, encoded by the coding sequence ATGCGGAATCTTTTTGCTTTCATTTACCGGTTCCGTGCGTTCCTTGTGTTCGTCCTGCTGGAAGCGCTTTGTATTTACCTGATTGTGCAGTATAACACGTACCAGGGCGCAGCCTTTTTTAACTCTGCCAATAGGTATGTAGGCCGCGTGCTCGAGTTCCAGAGCGGCGTTACCGACTACTTTAGCCTGGCAACAGTTAATAACACCCTGGCGCGCGAAAATGCTTTGCTCCGCCAGGAAATAATGCAATACAGGCAGGTAAGTACAGCAGATAGCACCAGCAACATGGATACGACCTTGGTTGTGCCTGCAGATACAACTATAGTTGATTCACTCAGAACAGGACCGCAGTCCTTTATACTTCATGCAGGCCGGGTGATCAACAATTCCGTTCGCCGCACCAACAACTACCTTACGCTTTCTATCGGAACGAAGGATGGTGTGGAGCCGGGCATGGGCGTTATTGCTTCCGATGGTGTGGTTGGCCGCATTAAAACAGTGTCAGAGAACTACTCTACTGTTACATCGCTGCTACACTCCCAAATGCTTATCTCAGCTAAGATCAAGAAAAATAATACAATGGGTACCATTAAGTGGCAGGGCGGCGACTACCGCACCGCTATTCTTGATTACATACCCTTACACGTGAAGCTGGCGAAAGGCGATACTATAGTTACGAGCGGTTTTAACACAGTTTTCCCGGAAGGCATTTTGGTAGGCACTATAAGTTCCGTAGCAAAAGAAGCTGACAAGAGTTTTTATACTGTAAAAGTTAAGTTGGCCGTTGATTTTGCGCAGCTTTCTTATGTATACGTGGTTGAGAATTTGCGGAAAGCAGAACGTGACACCTTAGAATATAAAGCAGGTATACTTCCAAATGAATAG
- the rodA gene encoding rod shape-determining protein RodA: protein MPVEQTIPKYKIATRSSKRTSRNILNNLDWVTVLIYFLLVGLGWMNIYAVVYSPDNVVNIFSFDINSGKQLLWIGTSVILITMLLAVDYKIYEHLAYPIYGIIILLLLFTLAVANPVAGSRSWLELGGGIRLQPAELAKFATALAASKFLSNVNLRQQNMKDQMILAFITLLPPAIIILQNETGSALVFGAFILAYFREGMSPLILIIGASAAAIFILTLLVPKLYLIIAIIVLMGIAIWMDYRLMRRIKSMIALLLLIVGMIFSVDYFINDVLQPHQQNRIKALISPEADPLGYGWNVTQSKIAIGSGGFWGKGFLDGTQTKFDFVPEQSTDFIFCTIGEEHGWIGSTVLIALFLLLMTRIVNIAERQKSIFARTYGYCVASIIFFHFLVNIGMTIGLAPVVGIPLPFFSYGGSSLWSFTILLYILLAIDANRAQDLSR from the coding sequence ATGCCAGTAGAACAAACTATACCAAAGTATAAAATTGCTACCCGGAGCAGTAAGCGTACATCGCGCAATATCCTGAATAACCTGGATTGGGTGACTGTATTGATTTACTTTTTACTGGTGGGTTTGGGCTGGATGAACATTTACGCCGTAGTGTATAGCCCTGACAACGTAGTAAACATCTTCAGCTTCGACATCAACTCTGGTAAGCAGCTACTCTGGATCGGAACTTCTGTTATACTGATAACTATGCTATTGGCCGTGGACTATAAAATTTACGAGCACCTGGCATATCCTATTTATGGTATAATTATCCTCCTGCTTCTCTTTACGCTGGCTGTGGCCAATCCCGTTGCCGGGTCGCGTTCCTGGCTCGAGTTGGGCGGTGGCATACGTTTACAGCCCGCTGAGTTGGCGAAGTTCGCAACTGCACTGGCGGCATCTAAATTCTTAAGCAACGTTAACCTGCGCCAGCAAAACATGAAAGACCAGATGATCCTGGCTTTTATCACCTTGTTGCCTCCTGCCATTATCATTCTGCAGAACGAAACAGGCTCGGCATTGGTGTTTGGTGCATTTATACTGGCTTACTTCCGTGAGGGAATGTCGCCGCTGATATTAATAATCGGTGCTTCTGCAGCTGCTATTTTTATACTTACGCTGCTTGTCCCTAAACTATACCTGATCATCGCCATTATAGTGTTAATGGGTATTGCCATCTGGATGGACTACCGCCTGATGCGCCGCATTAAGTCTATGATCGCGCTGTTGCTGCTGATAGTAGGGATGATCTTCAGCGTAGATTATTTTATAAACGATGTACTGCAGCCGCACCAGCAGAACCGTATCAAAGCGCTTATCAGCCCGGAAGCTGACCCGCTTGGGTATGGCTGGAACGTAACACAGTCTAAGATCGCGATTGGCTCGGGCGGCTTCTGGGGCAAAGGTTTCCTGGATGGTACGCAAACCAAATTCGACTTTGTACCGGAGCAAAGTACCGACTTTATTTTCTGTACAATTGGAGAAGAACATGGCTGGATCGGGAGTACGGTATTAATAGCCCTGTTCCTGCTGTTAATGACCCGCATCGTCAATATAGCTGAGCGTCAGAAATCCATTTTTGCCAGAACCTATGGCTACTGCGTGGCCTCTATTATCTTCTTCCACTTCCTGGTAAACATCGGCATGACAATCGGACTGGCTCCTGTTGTAGGTATTCCGCTGCCGTTCTTTAGCTACGGTGGTTCATCGTTGTGGTCATTTACGATCCTGCTTTATATTCTTTTGGCTATTGATGCTAACCGCGCGCAGGACTTATCCAGGTAG
- a CDS encoding outer membrane beta-barrel protein, giving the protein MSRLVLLLAFLAVSFHAVAQNNFTLQHSLYAGAGISVAPEDLAGIESIDDKGYVQNGPTIALNYMARFHRFIAIGATIGHSRNNLNALAVAQSFSSATSVQTEPYRLTFLMADVYGLFPVKQWQFYAKGGLGSMLPDVWEMKIRNDVGSGTIKSGGKFEPAYATALGVNYNFGKINLGLESALLSSEPEFEFELNGAVTYKKQWLSAFNHVVKGGFRF; this is encoded by the coding sequence ATGAGCAGGCTTGTTCTATTGCTGGCATTTCTTGCTGTTAGCTTTCATGCAGTGGCGCAGAATAATTTTACGCTACAACACAGCCTGTATGCTGGTGCAGGTATCTCCGTAGCGCCCGAAGATTTAGCTGGCATCGAAAGTATTGATGACAAAGGCTATGTGCAGAATGGGCCAACTATAGCTTTAAATTATATGGCCCGGTTTCATCGGTTTATAGCAATAGGAGCAACTATAGGGCATAGCCGCAATAACCTGAATGCACTGGCAGTAGCGCAATCGTTCTCATCAGCTACAAGCGTGCAGACAGAACCTTACAGGCTTACTTTTTTAATGGCTGACGTGTATGGTTTGTTTCCGGTAAAGCAATGGCAGTTTTATGCAAAAGGGGGCCTGGGCAGTATGCTACCGGATGTATGGGAAATGAAGATCCGGAATGATGTCGGCAGCGGAACTATAAAAAGCGGCGGCAAATTTGAGCCTGCCTACGCTACAGCGCTTGGAGTAAACTATAACTTTGGTAAAATCAATTTAGGACTGGAGTCTGCTTTACTTTCTTCAGAGCCCGAATTTGAATTTGAGTTAAACGGCGCCGTTACATACAAAAAGCAATGGCTGTCAGCCTTTAATCACGTGGTTAAAGGAGGATTCAGATTCTGA
- a CDS encoding phage/plasmid replication domain-containing protein → MDMAGGSVMDCLPYLTNLSENYRQDTGKTYVTGYAGNLRTGISEHGVSITGSLAKFYLGTNLHTLTRSDTIKAFEMMADTLHLPIHKAKVTRIDAGQNIITDYKPELYYPYFGSSAYYTRLAQPKSISYQNSLRSKKAYDKIAESIKNKVAIPEVYARKNLLRFELSYTARLNKQFNQQIITPDTLTDERFYIDVFDRYFNEYDNINKLGLPAMDKSKMRTSANFLKQAGEIALRYWGKEFLNVAEEMKNNNEFTTPKEYDRIKKLLRQHITGSKDEQSELIKELNSKMERVRRYYR, encoded by the coding sequence ATGGATATGGCAGGCGGTTCTGTTATGGACTGCCTGCCATACCTTACCAACCTTTCAGAAAACTACAGGCAGGACACAGGTAAAACTTATGTTACAGGCTATGCAGGTAACTTAAGAACAGGTATTTCAGAGCATGGTGTAAGCATTACAGGCAGCCTGGCAAAGTTCTACTTAGGTACTAACCTGCACACCCTTACCCGCTCAGATACTATAAAAGCCTTTGAAATGATGGCAGATACCTTGCACCTGCCTATACATAAGGCTAAGGTTACAAGAATAGATGCCGGCCAAAACATCATTACAGACTATAAGCCTGAACTGTATTATCCTTACTTTGGATCAAGTGCCTATTATACACGCCTGGCACAGCCTAAAAGTATAAGCTATCAGAACAGCCTGAGAAGTAAAAAGGCCTATGATAAGATAGCAGAGAGTATAAAGAACAAAGTAGCTATACCTGAGGTGTATGCAAGAAAGAACCTGCTAAGGTTTGAGTTAAGTTATACAGCACGCCTGAATAAGCAGTTTAATCAACAAATCATAACACCTGACACCTTAACAGATGAGCGGTTTTATATAGATGTGTTTGATCGCTATTTTAATGAGTATGATAACATTAATAAATTAGGTTTGCCCGCTATGGATAAAAGTAAAATGAGAACGTCAGCTAACTTTTTAAAACAAGCTGGAGAAATTGCCCTAAGATATTGGGGTAAGGAATTTCTGAATGTAGCAGAAGAAATGAAGAACAATAACGAGTTTACTACACCCAAAGAATATGACAGGATAAAAAAGCTGTTAAGGCAACATATTACAGGCAGCAAAGATGAGCAATCTGAGCTTATAAAGGAGCTAAACAGCAAGATGGAACGGGTAAGGCGGTATTACAGATAG
- a CDS encoding helix-turn-helix domain-containing protein: protein MDLQQVMQDIRTIKILLLSQKTVFNFDEVAAYTGLSKSYLYKCTSAGTIPHFKPQGKHIYFNKVDIDQWLQRNPVTPVNDAEIEEQAATYVALKNMGRA from the coding sequence ATGGACTTACAACAAGTAATGCAGGACATAAGGACAATTAAAATTTTGCTCCTTAGCCAAAAGACAGTATTTAATTTTGATGAGGTGGCAGCCTATACAGGGCTCTCTAAGAGCTATCTGTATAAATGCACCAGTGCAGGAACTATACCCCACTTTAAGCCACAGGGTAAGCATATCTATTTTAATAAAGTAGATATAGATCAATGGCTGCAAAGAAACCCTGTAACGCCTGTAAATGATGCTGAGATAGAAGAGCAGGCAGCAACCTATGTAGCACTTAAGAACATGGGGAGGGCTTAG
- a CDS encoding site-specific integrase: protein MKGKKQTAKEPVKLREKKLKNGNLSLYLDFYYDGVREFEFLKLHILENPKTQLEKESNKKTLELAQRIKAKRTEELLTGALNLASKNQGTVDFVQYYQAYINQYTKADHRVLSACLNKFKEFLKERYSTARLPCKDLTPNLVIGFKNYLEAKQKGDTPQTYFARFKKVVKHGMRENLFPQYPLPEQVKFKAGGMNKGVLNLDEIGKLAAAYCGNEVIKRAFLFACNTGLRFGDIKALKWQDISDTELFVVQNKTKEVLRLKLNQNALKLVGERGKPDTLVFPLPSFEGSVKTIKNWVTRAGIDKRITWHSARHSFATNILVLGYDIKTLSQLLGHTSIQHTQKYLTIADERKAQAVNALPELNF, encoded by the coding sequence ATGAAAGGGAAAAAACAAACTGCAAAAGAGCCTGTAAAGCTCAGAGAGAAGAAACTTAAGAATGGCAACCTTAGCCTGTACTTAGATTTTTACTATGATGGGGTAAGGGAGTTTGAATTCCTGAAACTACATATATTAGAAAATCCTAAAACTCAATTAGAAAAAGAATCTAATAAAAAGACATTAGAGCTTGCTCAACGCATCAAAGCCAAAAGAACAGAAGAGCTGCTAACAGGAGCTTTAAACCTTGCATCTAAGAATCAGGGCACAGTAGATTTTGTGCAGTACTATCAGGCTTACATAAACCAGTATACTAAGGCAGATCACAGGGTATTAAGCGCCTGCCTGAACAAGTTTAAGGAGTTCCTGAAAGAAAGATACAGCACAGCCCGCCTGCCTTGTAAAGACCTTACCCCAAACCTTGTAATAGGCTTTAAGAACTATTTAGAAGCAAAGCAGAAAGGAGATACCCCACAAACATACTTTGCCCGCTTTAAGAAAGTAGTAAAGCATGGTATGAGAGAGAACCTGTTCCCTCAGTACCCACTGCCTGAGCAAGTAAAGTTTAAGGCAGGCGGTATGAATAAGGGAGTACTGAACTTAGATGAGATAGGAAAGTTAGCCGCTGCCTATTGTGGTAATGAAGTGATAAAACGCGCCTTTCTGTTTGCCTGCAATACTGGTTTAAGGTTTGGAGATATAAAGGCGCTGAAATGGCAGGATATAAGCGATACTGAGCTGTTTGTAGTGCAGAACAAGACTAAGGAGGTACTAAGGCTTAAACTCAATCAGAACGCCTTAAAACTGGTAGGAGAGCGGGGTAAGCCTGATACCCTTGTATTTCCCTTGCCAAGCTTTGAGGGCTCAGTTAAAACTATCAAAAATTGGGTAACAAGAGCAGGTATAGACAAGCGCATTACCTGGCATAGTGCCCGCCATTCTTTTGCTACAAACATACTTGTATTAGGGTATGATATTAAAACCCTTTCTCAGCTCTTAGGACACACTTCTATACAACATACACAAAAGTACCTGACTATTGCAGACGAGCGCAAAGCACAAGCTGTAAACGCCTTACCAGAACTTAATTTTTAG
- a CDS encoding GyrI-like domain-containing protein, translated as MRISTSLSEDDTVAMWQRFMPRRKEVSKRVDELLYSVQVFKGGLDVEEFTPKTVFEKWATMEVSAFETIPEGMHSFTLPAGLYAVFVYKGPSSAFFEAAQYIYGSWLPNSVYELDKRPHFDVMGNKYLGPNNPESEEEIWVPVQLK; from the coding sequence ATGCGGATTTCCACTTCGCTGTCAGAGGATGATACGGTAGCTATGTGGCAGCGGTTTATGCCCAGACGCAAAGAGGTCAGTAAACGGGTAGATGAACTGTTGTATTCGGTGCAGGTATTTAAGGGTGGTTTAGATGTAGAAGAATTTACGCCCAAAACAGTTTTTGAGAAATGGGCAACTATGGAAGTTTCGGCATTTGAGACGATACCTGAAGGTATGCACAGCTTTACCTTGCCTGCAGGACTTTATGCTGTTTTTGTGTATAAAGGCCCGAGCAGCGCTTTTTTTGAAGCTGCCCAGTATATCTATGGCTCCTGGCTGCCAAATTCTGTATATGAGTTGGATAAAAGACCACATTTTGATGTAATGGGTAATAAATACCTGGGCCCAAACAATCCGGAATCAGAAGAAGAGATCTGGGTTCCCGTACAACTGAAGTGA
- the mutS gene encoding DNA mismatch repair protein MutS codes for MKAESTVTPLMKQYNAIKAKHPGALLLFRVGDFYETFGEDAVKASKILDIVLTKRGAGSPSEIALAGFPHHSLDTYLPKLVRAGERVAICDQLEDPKSVKGIVKRGVTELVTPGVSFNDQVLERRSNNYLAAVHFGKTETGVSFLDVSTGEFITAQGDRNYIGKLLQSLAPSEVLFCKREKETFTERYGPDFRYFALEEWVFNYDFAYESLTRQFGTASLKGFGIEGMVEGIISAGAILHYLSETQHKEISHIATISRLEEDKYVWLDRFTIRNLELVFPQHQEGVPLIQVLDHTVTPMGARLLKKWVVLPLKDVAQIKRRLDTVEALTQHRELLNELTTHLKQINDLERLISKVAVRRVNPRELVQLSKALDAIVPIQAALALSNITALQKLAAQLTPCDGLREEIKNILKPEPPMLTNQGNMINDGIHAELDELRSIAFSGKDYLAQLQQREVKNTGISSLKIAYNKVFGYYLEVSNAHKDKVPTTWIRKQTLVNAERYITEELKTYEEKILNAEDRIYSIEFGLYNELVLHALDYVAQVQQNAKVIGVIDCLSSFATIALANNYTKPEVSDSHILDIKKGRHPVIEKQLPLGETYVPNDIFLDNEQQQVIIITGPNMAGKSALLRQTALIVLMAQIGCFVPAEAASIGIIDKIFTRVGASDNLSKGESTFMVEMTETASILNNLSDRSLVLMDEIGRGTSTYDGISIAWAIVEHLHNHPKHKGKTLFATHYHELNQLAEELPRVKNYNVSVREAGGKILFMRKLVEGGSEHSFGIHVAQMAGMPNSVVLRADEIMHHLEKEKVSEHAPQQRMKSAPKSNFQLSMFELNDPQLVRAKELLEQLDINTITPVEALLKLNELKSLLKEKGETVR; via the coding sequence ATGAAAGCAGAGAGCACCGTAACCCCACTGATGAAACAGTACAACGCTATAAAAGCGAAACATCCGGGGGCATTGTTGCTGTTCAGGGTAGGGGATTTTTATGAAACTTTCGGCGAAGATGCTGTAAAGGCAAGTAAGATATTGGACATTGTGCTGACGAAACGCGGAGCTGGTTCGCCGTCTGAGATTGCACTGGCCGGTTTCCCGCATCACTCTTTAGATACTTACCTGCCGAAACTGGTACGTGCCGGCGAGCGTGTGGCTATCTGCGACCAGTTAGAAGACCCGAAATCAGTAAAAGGCATTGTAAAACGGGGCGTAACCGAACTGGTAACGCCGGGCGTGTCGTTTAACGACCAGGTGCTGGAGCGACGAAGCAATAACTACCTGGCAGCCGTGCATTTTGGCAAAACCGAGACTGGCGTTTCTTTCCTGGATGTATCTACCGGCGAATTTATAACTGCGCAGGGCGACCGTAACTATATTGGTAAACTGCTGCAAAGCCTAGCACCATCCGAAGTACTGTTCTGCAAACGTGAAAAAGAAACCTTTACGGAGCGTTACGGTCCTGACTTCCGCTATTTTGCTTTGGAGGAATGGGTGTTCAACTATGATTTTGCTTATGAGTCGCTGACCCGGCAGTTTGGCACTGCTTCGCTGAAAGGGTTCGGTATTGAAGGCATGGTGGAAGGCATTATTTCGGCCGGAGCTATACTTCATTATTTATCCGAGACGCAGCACAAAGAGATCAGCCATATTGCTACCATCTCGCGCCTGGAAGAAGATAAGTATGTTTGGCTCGATAGGTTCACAATCCGTAACCTGGAGCTTGTTTTTCCACAGCACCAGGAAGGTGTGCCGCTGATTCAGGTGCTGGACCATACCGTAACGCCAATGGGTGCGCGCCTGCTAAAAAAGTGGGTGGTATTGCCGCTAAAAGATGTGGCCCAGATTAAACGCCGCCTGGATACTGTTGAAGCGTTAACGCAGCACCGCGAACTGCTGAACGAACTTACCACGCACCTGAAGCAGATAAACGACCTGGAACGCCTGATCTCGAAAGTGGCCGTGCGACGCGTAAATCCACGGGAATTGGTACAGTTATCAAAAGCGCTGGATGCTATAGTTCCGATACAGGCTGCCCTGGCATTGAGCAATATTACCGCGTTGCAGAAACTGGCTGCCCAGCTTACGCCTTGCGATGGCCTGCGCGAAGAGATAAAAAACATCCTGAAGCCAGAACCGCCAATGCTCACCAACCAGGGCAACATGATCAACGACGGCATTCATGCGGAACTGGACGAGCTCAGAAGTATCGCTTTTTCGGGCAAAGATTACCTGGCACAGCTGCAGCAGCGCGAAGTGAAGAATACCGGTATCAGCTCCCTTAAAATTGCTTACAATAAAGTTTTCGGCTATTACCTGGAGGTAAGCAACGCGCACAAAGATAAAGTACCAACAACCTGGATCCGTAAACAGACACTGGTAAACGCCGAACGCTACATTACTGAAGAGCTAAAAACGTACGAAGAGAAAATTCTTAATGCTGAAGACCGCATCTATAGTATAGAATTTGGCTTGTATAACGAACTGGTGCTACACGCTTTGGATTACGTAGCCCAGGTGCAGCAGAATGCTAAAGTGATTGGGGTGATAGATTGTTTGAGCTCTTTTGCAACTATAGCTTTGGCCAACAACTATACCAAGCCCGAAGTTAGCGACAGCCACATATTGGATATCAAAAAAGGCCGCCACCCGGTTATCGAAAAGCAGTTGCCGCTGGGTGAAACCTACGTGCCCAACGATATTTTCCTGGATAACGAACAGCAGCAGGTGATCATCATTACTGGTCCGAACATGGCTGGTAAAAGTGCTTTGCTCCGCCAAACGGCGCTTATAGTTCTGATGGCTCAGATCGGGTGTTTTGTGCCTGCCGAAGCCGCAAGTATAGGCATTATCGACAAGATTTTTACCCGTGTAGGCGCTTCTGATAATTTATCGAAAGGGGAGTCTACGTTTATGGTGGAGATGACTGAAACGGCAAGTATCCTGAATAACCTGTCGGACAGAAGTCTGGTGCTGATGGACGAGATAGGGCGTGGTACCAGTACCTACGACGGTATTTCCATTGCCTGGGCTATAGTGGAGCACTTGCACAATCATCCGAAGCATAAAGGCAAGACCCTTTTTGCCACACACTACCACGAACTTAACCAACTGGCCGAAGAGCTGCCGCGTGTGAAGAACTATAACGTGTCGGTGCGCGAGGCAGGTGGTAAAATATTATTTATGCGCAAGCTGGTAGAAGGCGGGAGCGAGCACAGTTTCGGTATACATGTGGCGCAAATGGCCGGTATGCCGAATAGCGTAGTGCTGCGTGCCGACGAGATCATGCATCACCTGGAAAAAGAAAAAGTATCGGAGCATGCGCCGCAACAAAGAATGAAGTCTGCCCCGAAAAGTAATTTCCAACTAAGTATGTTTGAACTGAACGACCCGCAACTGGTTCGCGCTAAAGAACTGCTGGAGCAACTCGATATCAATACCATTACTCCGGTAGAAGCCCTGTTGAAGTTAAATGAGCTGAAAAGCCTGTTAAAAGAAAAGGGAGAAACCGTACGATAA
- a CDS encoding RNA methyltransferase, whose protein sequence is MRKLSMDELNRESVEEFKNKKKIPLVLVLDNVRSLNNVGSVFRTADAFMVGKIYLCGITGTPPHRDIEKTALGATESVEWEHVPDTLELVLRLKEQHYKIGSVEQAENSLKLNEFIPEPGQHYALVMGNEVFGVEQDVINHSDFVLEIPQFGTKHSLNISVATGVVVWDFLSKTIAQ, encoded by the coding sequence ATGCGTAAACTGTCGATGGATGAACTTAACCGCGAGTCGGTTGAAGAATTCAAAAATAAGAAAAAAATACCGTTAGTCTTGGTACTTGACAATGTTAGAAGCCTGAATAATGTGGGTTCTGTGTTCCGTACCGCCGATGCTTTTATGGTGGGGAAAATATACCTCTGCGGCATTACCGGTACTCCACCGCACCGCGATATCGAGAAAACGGCTTTAGGCGCTACCGAGTCAGTAGAATGGGAACATGTGCCGGATACACTGGAATTGGTTTTGAGACTGAAAGAGCAGCACTATAAAATCGGCTCGGTAGAGCAGGCAGAAAACAGTTTAAAGCTAAATGAATTTATACCGGAGCCCGGACAGCATTACGCACTTGTAATGGGCAACGAGGTCTTTGGCGTGGAGCAGGACGTTATTAACCATTCAGATTTTGTGCTGGAGATACCGCAGTTTGGTACCAAACACTCGCTTAATATTTCGGTGGCTACCGGTGTAGTTGTCTGGGATTTCCTGAGTAAAACTATAGCGCAGTAA